In Mucilaginibacter sp. KACC 22063, the genomic stretch CCATTAAACACTGCCTTTGCGAGCCGCCTAAGCATTCTGTAAGCGCCGCTGCAGCCATAGCTGATGATACGCCGATCTCTGCCTGGCAACCGCCCATAGCTGCTGAAATAGTGGCGCCTTTTTTAAAGATGCTGCCAATTTCAGAAGCTGTTAACATAAATTGAATGATCTTCTCCTCCGAAAAGCCATCGCAGAAAACAATGTAATATTGCAATACGGCAGGTATTACCCCCGCTGCACCGTTGGTTGGCGCAGTTACCACCCTGCCAAATGAGGCGTTTTCCTCATTAACGGCAAGCGCAAAGCAGCTCACCCAGTCTAAAATATTCTGGAATCCATTGCCGGTATTGCGGATAGCTTGTACCCACTCTTCAAAATTATGATAAGCCCTGTCGCCGATTAATCTGCGGTTAAGGCTTGCAGCACGACGGGCTACGTTTAAACCACCCGGCAAATAACCAATGGTATGGCAGCCACGATAAATACATTCCTTTATGACACGGAAAATGTCGAGCACGCCAAATCTGGTTTCTTCTTCGTTGCGCCAGGCAAGCTCATTCTCCATTACCACCTCTGATATTTTGAGGCCTGTTTTACGGCACCAATGCAACAGCTCATTGGCGGTATCAACCGGGAAAGGAAGATCCACTTCTTTTGTGGCATCGCTTTGCTCGTTTTCTTTTACCACAAAGCCACCACCTATAGAGTAATAGGTTTCTGATATAGCTTTACCCGTGCTTAAAAATGCCTGGAAGGTAACTGCATTGGGGTGAAAGGGCAGGCTTTCGTTAAACAGGAACAACAGGTCATCGTCAAAAAAGAAACTAATCTGTTTTTTATTGCCCAGTTGAAGTTGGTGCGTGGTTTTAATACGCTCAATTTTGCTGTTGATCTGTGTAACATCAAATGTAACCGGGTCATCGCCGCTTAGGCCAAGCAATACAGCGATATCGGTACCGTGGCCTTTACCTGTTTTTGCAAGTGAGCCATAAAGCAGAATTTTCACCTGTACCACATCGTCAAGCGCATGGTTATCCTCAAGCAGTGTTACAAACTGCTGTGCTGCGCGCCATGGGCCAAGGGTGTGCGAGCTGGAAGGCCCCACACCAATTTTAAACATGTGAAAAACGGAGATTTGCTCTTTTTGCATCATACAAAGTTAAGCAATTTGATAGCGTAAAATGGCGATCAGGTGCCCGGTAATTTTATGCCTGCTTCGCGTAAATCTTTAACAATTAAAGCCTGTAAACCAAGCTTGATCCTGGTATAGTTCTTCGGATCAACCCATACCCTTATGGTATACTTAATGCCATCCAGTTCAAGGGCGGAAACGCCAACTGTTTCTGGTAATGGTAATATATCAGGTGTAGATTTAATAGAATTTTCAATAATCCTGATCACATCTTCGGGTGCAGCAACGTAACCCAATTTAAGACCGATATCTAACCTGCGTTTGCCTTCGCGGGTGACGTTTACAATTACCTCATTGAACAGCTTGCCGTTGGGTATAATCACCGTTTTATTGTCGAAAGTAATTACAACCGTATAAAATATCTGGATAGAAGCCACAACGCCATCCTGCCCCTGCGCCACAATATTATCGCCCAGCTCAAAAGGCTTTAAAAGCAAAATGAGTATTCCACCTGCAAAGTTTTGAAGCGTGCCCGATAGCGCTAAACCTGCAGCAACAGTAGCAGCGCCAAGTATGGTGGTAAAGAATGTTAAAGGATAGTCGATGATTTGTAGCACCAGCACAATGAGCAAAACATAAAGTGCTGTGATTGATAAGCTCATGAAAAATGGCTGCAAAGAAGAATGTACCTCTCTTTTGCTCATGCGTCTTTTTAAGCCATTGCGGATAAGTTTAATTATCCATAAACCAATGATAAATACAATGGCTCCTAATAAAAATAGCGGCCCTTTTAATGAAAGCCACTCGTAGGCATGATGTAAAAATAAGTGTATATCCATTTAAGGATACGAAAATAGAAATATCAGATTAAACTGGCTAAAAGCTCGGGACCTTTTAATACCATCCACTCAAAAATCCTAGTCTGCAAATGTCTTCTTCTATGGGCAATGGTTCTCATATACCCACCTTAAACAAACTATATGCCTTTGATATAAAAACTTTTACGAAATATAAATTTGTGCAGATAAATGATAAAAAACAAACAAATGCTTAACAATAGCATAGCGTGTGTTAAGTTTTGAACCGTTTATGTAAGTAGTCTATTTCAGACACTCGAAAAATCTGTTTGCAAAATTATACACCCAGTTAAATAATTTAAGCGCGATCCCATAAAACAAAAAGCCCCGGCTGAGCAAACAACCGGGGGCTTCAGAAAGATTAAGTCTTATTTATTCTACCGTTACAGATTTAGCCAGGTTACGAGGCTGATCTACATTGCAACCACGCATTACTGCAATATGGTATGATAATAATTGCAATGGTATAGTAGCCAGCAATGGCACAAATGCTTCTGACACCTGTGGTATTTCAATGACATGCTCTACCATGTTTTTAACAGTAACATCACCTTCGGTAACAATAGCAATTACATTACCGCCGCGGGCACGTACTTCCTGTATATTGCTGATCACTTTTTCGTATGACGAATTTTGCGTAGCAATGAAAACAACCGGCATATCTTCGTCAATCAAAGCAATCGGGCCGTGTTTCATTTCAGCAGCAGGGTAACCTTCGGCGTGGATATAGGAAATCTCCTTTAGCTTAAGTGCGCCTTCAAGTGCAACAGGGAACGAGCTGCCACGACCTAAGAATAGGCAGTTTGATGCGCTTTTATATTCCTCTGAAATGCGCTTGATATGCTCGTTGGTTTTAAGCGTTTCTTCAATCAGTGAAGGAATGGTGTTTAGTTCTGTAAGGTGTTCAATCAACTTGCTTTCTGTAATAGCGCCACGTTGCTGTGCAATATAAAATGCCATTAAAGTAAGCGCTGTTACCTGTGCGGTAAATGCTTTTGTTGACGCTACGCCAATCTCAGGGCCTGCGTGTGTATAAACACCCGCATGGCTGATACGTGGGATAGATGCGCCTACTACGTTACAGATACCAAATATAGTGGCGCCTTTTTCTTTCGCAAGTTCGATAGCCGCCATGGTATCGGCAGTTTCACCCGATTGCGATATAGCAATTACCAGATCTTTTTCTGTGATGATCGGATTGCGGTACCGGAACTCTGAAGCATATTCAACCTCTACCGGTACACGCGCATATTCCTCTATCAGATATTCGCCAACCAGGCCTGCATGCCAGGATGTACCGCAGGCAACAATAATAATGCGGTCAACATTTTTTAGTTTCTCTGTATACTCCTTAACACCGCCTAATTGTACTTTCCCTTGTTCAGGGTAAATACGGCCGCGAAGGCAGTTAAGGATGGAGCGTGGCTGTTCATAGATCTCCTTTAACATAAAGTGATCGTAACCGCCTTTTTCCAGCATCTCTAACTGTAATTCCAGCTTTTGGATATAAGGGGTTTGTACCGTGTTGTCTATCGTTTTTATCAGCAGGTCATCACGGCGGATGTAAGCGATCTCATTATCGTTGAGATAGATTACATTTTTGGTGTATTCAACAATAGGCGTCGCGTCAGAAGCGATAAAGTACTCGCCTTTGCCAACACCTATTACCATCGGGCTGCCTTTACGTGCAGCAATTAACTGATCTGGGTCGTCGGCACTCATAATAACGATCGCGTAAGCTCCAACCACACGGTTTAAAGCCACACGTACAGACTCGTGCAGATCAAGCCCGGTTTCTTTCTGGATGTCTTCAATCAGATGGATAAGTACCTCGGTATCTGTATCGCTGGAGAAAACATGCCCCTTTTCTAACAAGGCCTCTTTTATACTGCTGTAGTTTTCTATAATACCATTGTGTATAATGGTCAGCTTACGGTCGCCCGAGGAGTGCGGGTGCGAGTTTCGGTCGCTTGGTGCGCCGTGTGTTGCCCAGCGGGTATGCCCCATGCC encodes the following:
- a CDS encoding L-serine ammonia-lyase; translated protein: MQKEQISVFHMFKIGVGPSSSHTLGPWRAAQQFVTLLEDNHALDDVVQVKILLYGSLAKTGKGHGTDIAVLLGLSGDDPVTFDVTQINSKIERIKTTHQLQLGNKKQISFFFDDDLLFLFNESLPFHPNAVTFQAFLSTGKAISETYYSIGGGFVVKENEQSDATKEVDLPFPVDTANELLHWCRKTGLKISEVVMENELAWRNEEETRFGVLDIFRVIKECIYRGCHTIGYLPGGLNVARRAASLNRRLIGDRAYHNFEEWVQAIRNTGNGFQNILDWVSCFALAVNEENASFGRVVTAPTNGAAGVIPAVLQYYIVFCDGFSEEKIIQFMLTASEIGSIFKKGATISAAMGGCQAEIGVSSAMAAAALTECLGGSQRQCLMAAEIAMEHHLGLTCDPIGGLVQVPCIERNTMGAIKAITASQLALQSNPDKAKVSLDAVVRTMWQTAQDMNSKYKETADGGLAINIPLSLPEC
- a CDS encoding mechanosensitive ion channel family protein; this encodes MDIHLFLHHAYEWLSLKGPLFLLGAIVFIIGLWIIKLIRNGLKRRMSKREVHSSLQPFFMSLSITALYVLLIVLVLQIIDYPLTFFTTILGAATVAAGLALSGTLQNFAGGILILLLKPFELGDNIVAQGQDGVVASIQIFYTVVITFDNKTVIIPNGKLFNEVIVNVTREGKRRLDIGLKLGYVAAPEDVIRIIENSIKSTPDILPLPETVGVSALELDGIKYTIRVWVDPKNYTRIKLGLQALIVKDLREAGIKLPGT
- the glmS gene encoding glutamine--fructose-6-phosphate transaminase (isomerizing), translating into MCGIVGYIGYRDAYPIVIKGLHRLEYRGYDSAGVAIFNENNLKVYKKAGKVSDLENFIAGIDTKSTVGMGHTRWATHGAPSDRNSHPHSSGDRKLTIIHNGIIENYSSIKEALLEKGHVFSSDTDTEVLIHLIEDIQKETGLDLHESVRVALNRVVGAYAIVIMSADDPDQLIAARKGSPMVIGVGKGEYFIASDATPIVEYTKNVIYLNDNEIAYIRRDDLLIKTIDNTVQTPYIQKLELQLEMLEKGGYDHFMLKEIYEQPRSILNCLRGRIYPEQGKVQLGGVKEYTEKLKNVDRIIIVACGTSWHAGLVGEYLIEEYARVPVEVEYASEFRYRNPIITEKDLVIAISQSGETADTMAAIELAKEKGATIFGICNVVGASIPRISHAGVYTHAGPEIGVASTKAFTAQVTALTLMAFYIAQQRGAITESKLIEHLTELNTIPSLIEETLKTNEHIKRISEEYKSASNCLFLGRGSSFPVALEGALKLKEISYIHAEGYPAAEMKHGPIALIDEDMPVVFIATQNSSYEKVISNIQEVRARGGNVIAIVTEGDVTVKNMVEHVIEIPQVSEAFVPLLATIPLQLLSYHIAVMRGCNVDQPRNLAKSVTVE